The DNA region CACCTGTTCAACGAAGTCATTGCGCTATGCGGCGGCCGCAACGTGTTCGCGGCGCTGAAGCCGCTCGCGCCGAGCGTCACCGACGAGGCCGTGCTCGCGGCCAATCCGGAAGCGATCGTGACGACGAGCGCCGGCGCGACGCGCTCGGACGCGCCGCTGCCGAGCCTCGCGCGCTGGCGTGCATGGCCCGCGCTGACGGCCGTGGCGCGCAACAACCTGTTCGCGATCGACGGCGATCTGCTGACCCGGCCGTCACCGCGGATCGCGCAAGGCGCGGCCGCGCTGTGCGAGGATCTCGACGCGGCGCGGGCGCGGCGGCCGGCGCGCTGATTTCGGGCTTCGAAGCGCTTCCGCGTATGCGCTTCAGGCGAGCATGCGCGTCGCCTACGCGTCCCAGTGGACGAGTTCCCACGTGCGCGCGGCATCATCCCTGCGCAACCACACGACGCCGGCCGTCGGCACCGGCCGCGACAGCAGCGTATCGAGCGGCACACGCAACGCGTGCGCGGCGAGCACGCGAATCACGCCTGCATGCGTGACTACCCATTGCGGCGCGTCGGTCTGCGCGACGGCGTCCGCGATCCGTGCGACACGCGCGGCGAATCGTGCAACGCTTTCGCCGCCATGCGCGCACGCATGCATCAGGTCGGCCGCCCACGCATCGAGCGCGGCGCGGTCGATATCGTCCCAACGCTGCAGCTCCCACACGCCGAAGTCCATTTCCTGCCAGCCCGCGTCGCGCCGCAGCGGCACGCCCAACGCCTGCGCGAGCCGTTCGGCGACCGACGCGCAGCGTATCAGCGGGCTCGTCCAGAGCTGCTCGGGCAACGGCGCCCCGAGCGCCGCCAGGCGCTCGCGCACGGCCCGCGCGCCCACGTCGGCCGAGGCGGCGAGCGGCACGTCGCTGCGTCCGTAGCACACGCCCGGCTCGACATCGACGGCCGGATGACGAATCAGGACGAGATCCATCCGAGCACCACCAGATAGATCGCGAGTTCACTCAGTTGCTGCGCGAAGCCGAGACAGTCGCCGGTATAACCGCCGATCCGCTTCACGAAATAGCGGGCCGCCCATGCCCGCACGAGCATGAGCGCGACGAAGGCCGCGACGCCCGCGCGCCAGTCCGGCCACAACAGCCACGGCAGCCCGAATGCGGCCGCGACCCACGCCGCGCGCACGCCCATGCGCTGCGCGACCGGCTTCGCCTTGCCCTCCGGCCGAACGTAGTCGAGCGACATCAGCAGGCTCACGGCCGCCGCCCGGCTCGCCGCATGCGCGGCGACCATCGTCCACGCGGCGCGCAGCGGCGGCATGGCCGCGAGCGCCTGCCATTTCAGGCCGAGCGTGATCACGAGCGCGGCCGCGCCGAACGTGCCGATGCGCGAGTCGTGCATGATCCGCAGCACGTCTTCGCGCGTATAGCCGCCGCCGAATGCATCGCAGCTGTCGGCGAGGCCATCCTCATGGAACGCGCCGGTCGCGAGCAGCGTCGCGGCCATCGACAGGCCGACCGCGATCGACGCGGGCAGCACGCGCAGCGCCGCGAGATAGACGA from Burkholderia ambifaria AMMD includes:
- the cobC gene encoding alpha-ribazole phosphatase, with translation MDLVLIRHPAVDVEPGVCYGRSDVPLAASADVGARAVRERLAALGAPLPEQLWTSPLIRCASVAERLAQALGVPLRRDAGWQEMDFGVWELQRWDDIDRAALDAWAADLMHACAHGGESVARFAARVARIADAVAQTDAPQWVVTHAGVIRVLAAHALRVPLDTLLSRPVPTAGVVWLRRDDAARTWELVHWDA
- a CDS encoding adenosylcobinamide-GDP ribazoletransferase; this encodes MTPERARGGVRAELRYFFVALGYFTRVPVPRAIGYAAGDLDQAARYFPLVGACVGAWGALVYLAALRVLPASIAVGLSMAATLLATGAFHEDGLADSCDAFGGGYTREDVLRIMHDSRIGTFGAAALVITLGLKWQALAAMPPLRAAWTMVAAHAASRAAAVSLLMSLDYVRPEGKAKPVAQRMGVRAAWVAAAFGLPWLLWPDWRAGVAAFVALMLVRAWAARYFVKRIGGYTGDCLGFAQQLSELAIYLVVLGWISS